One Saprospiraceae bacterium genomic region harbors:
- a CDS encoding FMN-binding negative transcriptional regulator has protein sequence MYNLSYFKEKDKQTVLDFIEEYPFAFLTGSFLSGEQVATQIPVLLEERNGALYLHGHIMRNTDHHKALLENPNALLVFTGPNCYVSASWYSNPQIGSTWNYLSVQISGRIQFMTDDELIAFMRKLTLKFEKGNTQSQTFYDNLPESFLSKMMPAIAGFEMKTEKLKNVFKLSQNRDEKSYLNIISNLEKIGGSSALIASEMKKRKAELFPAGVDWDASKFDS, from the coding sequence AGACAAACAAACAGTATTAGATTTTATAGAAGAATATCCATTTGCATTTTTAACGGGTAGTTTTTTATCAGGTGAACAGGTTGCAACGCAAATACCTGTTTTACTTGAAGAGAGAAATGGGGCTTTGTATTTGCATGGCCACATCATGCGCAACACCGACCACCATAAGGCGCTTCTTGAAAATCCAAACGCTTTGTTGGTGTTTACGGGTCCGAATTGTTATGTAAGTGCATCCTGGTATAGCAATCCCCAAATAGGTTCGACCTGGAATTATCTGAGTGTTCAAATAAGCGGACGAATCCAATTTATGACCGATGATGAACTCATAGCATTTATGCGAAAACTGACTTTAAAATTTGAAAAGGGGAATACCCAATCCCAGACATTCTATGACAATCTCCCGGAATCGTTTTTAAGCAAGATGATGCCTGCCATTGCTGGCTTTGAAATGAAGACAGAGAAATTGAAAAATGTATTTAAACTCAGCCAGAACAGAGATGAGAAAAGTTACCTGAATATTATTTCTAACCTTGAAAAAATAGGTGGGTCCAGTGCTTTAATTGCATCGGAAATGAAAAAAAGAAAAGCAGAATTGTTTCCTGCAGGTGTGGATTGGGATGCCTCAAAATTTGATTCCTGA
- a CDS encoding fibronectin type III domain-containing protein, producing the protein MLCLKNRLLAIALLWGLISLSAQNITTIQVNSQDPVSISPVASQVMTAKNQQGSFYQSKAVHLSSLPFATYRGQDASKLKLLEPNLSELRSLLKNKPSALSLEIPVDEREIIVLDLVRVDLFAEGFQVFTSDGSKAFPYVKGVYYRGVVQGQESGSLASISIFENEIIGSFTVGEGNIVIQPTYDAPGQMILYNDRDINTDIPFECLTDELQPIQKEMDQRGVQAAGDCVRVYIECDYALHNNKGGVTNTTNWITSVFNNVKTLYANESINTAISEVFVWTSEDGYSKTSSVTALNQFKTKRPTFNGDLAHLAALGGNNIGGVAWLDVLCSSYRYAYSNISSTYSNVPTYSWTVEVMTHEMGHNLGSNHTHWCGWPGGAIDNCYTTEGGCAKGPAPPNGGTIMSYCHLTNYGINFNNGFGPLPGDKIRSEVASATCLGQSCGGGGGCNAPTGLNITNITQTTATANWNTVTGATSYKFEYKTNSGGTWTVVTTTNPTYNMTGLTAGTLYNTRVKAVCASGESTYSATVNFTTNSSGGSCNTPTNLAASNITETTATVSWSPVSGANSYNFQYKLASSNTWYQVNVTTTAVNLTGMSPNTNYNVRVQAVCSGGNSAFTSTLTFKTLAGYCTSKGNNANYEWVARVKIGTIDRVSGTDGGYYNGTSLVTDVTKGTTYTFNHQIGTTGSSGNIYRRVWIDFNNNKSFNDAGEQVLSQASSSTALQSANITIPAGAATAQVRMRVAIRYGGYPTSCQTFAYGEVEDYSINIKAAGSLIDPNQGTALDLESIQITPNPFDQNLQVSFFSTSEQRVQLNILDQLGRVVNKEQLNATEGINIFHLNTASLNPASYYIRLVAAGNQHTRKLIKLE; encoded by the coding sequence ATGCTGTGTTTAAAAAACCGACTATTAGCTATTGCCCTGCTTTGGGGTCTTATTAGCCTATCCGCCCAAAACATTACTACGATTCAGGTCAATTCACAGGATCCTGTTTCCATTTCACCCGTGGCTTCACAGGTAATGACCGCCAAAAATCAACAAGGCAGTTTCTACCAGTCCAAAGCAGTTCATTTGTCATCCCTTCCTTTTGCCACTTACAGAGGTCAGGATGCTTCAAAATTGAAACTACTCGAGCCCAATCTGAGCGAACTTCGTTCACTATTAAAAAATAAGCCCTCTGCTTTGAGTCTTGAGATCCCTGTCGACGAAAGGGAAATCATAGTTTTAGATCTCGTTAGAGTCGATCTCTTTGCAGAAGGATTTCAGGTTTTTACTTCTGATGGTTCCAAGGCTTTCCCTTATGTAAAAGGTGTATACTATCGTGGCGTTGTCCAGGGACAAGAATCCGGCAGCCTTGCTTCAATCAGTATTTTTGAAAACGAGATTATTGGAAGTTTTACTGTAGGTGAAGGGAACATCGTCATCCAACCTACTTATGATGCTCCTGGGCAAATGATCCTTTACAATGACAGAGATATCAACACCGACATCCCTTTCGAATGTTTGACCGATGAACTGCAACCCATACAAAAAGAAATGGATCAACGGGGCGTGCAGGCCGCAGGTGATTGTGTCCGAGTTTATATCGAATGCGATTATGCCCTGCACAATAACAAAGGTGGTGTGACCAACACAACCAATTGGATTACCTCTGTTTTTAACAACGTGAAAACCCTCTATGCTAATGAGTCCATAAATACAGCCATTTCGGAGGTATTTGTGTGGACTTCAGAAGATGGCTATTCCAAAACCAGCAGCGTGACTGCGCTTAATCAGTTCAAAACCAAACGTCCAACTTTCAACGGCGACCTTGCACATTTAGCAGCGTTGGGTGGAAATAACATCGGCGGTGTTGCCTGGCTCGATGTTTTGTGTTCTTCTTATCGCTATGCATACAGCAACATTTCTTCTACGTATTCTAATGTACCCACCTACAGCTGGACTGTTGAGGTGATGACCCATGAAATGGGACATAATCTTGGTTCCAATCACACACATTGGTGTGGTTGGCCCGGGGGTGCTATCGACAATTGTTATACAACTGAGGGTGGATGCGCTAAAGGTCCTGCACCACCGAATGGCGGTACCATCATGAGCTATTGTCATTTGACCAATTATGGCATCAATTTCAATAATGGATTCGGTCCGTTACCAGGAGATAAGATCCGGTCTGAAGTGGCTTCGGCCACCTGTTTGGGACAAAGCTGCGGAGGCGGAGGCGGATGCAACGCGCCCACCGGACTTAACATTACCAATATTACCCAAACCACAGCTACTGCCAACTGGAACACCGTTACGGGTGCGACGTCTTATAAATTTGAATATAAAACCAATTCCGGGGGTACGTGGACTGTTGTCACCACAACCAATCCTACTTATAACATGACGGGACTTACTGCCGGCACTTTATACAATACACGTGTAAAAGCAGTTTGTGCCTCTGGCGAAAGCACTTATTCCGCAACGGTCAATTTTACGACGAATAGTAGCGGAGGATCATGCAATACCCCAACCAATTTGGCTGCAAGCAACATCACTGAAACCACGGCCACAGTTTCCTGGTCCCCCGTTTCCGGAGCAAACTCTTATAACTTCCAATATAAACTGGCATCTTCGAATACCTGGTATCAGGTAAATGTAACCACCACTGCCGTCAACTTAACCGGCATGAGCCCGAATACAAATTACAATGTCCGGGTTCAGGCGGTTTGTTCTGGCGGAAACAGCGCTTTTACCAGTACTCTTACTTTTAAAACCCTTGCCGGATATTGCACTTCAAAAGGCAATAATGCAAACTACGAATGGGTCGCCAGAGTGAAAATTGGAACAATCGACCGGGTTTCAGGAACCGATGGTGGATACTATAACGGTACCTCTTTAGTCACTGATGTAACGAAAGGAACGACCTATACATTTAATCATCAAATAGGTACAACCGGTAGTTCCGGCAATATTTATAGGAGGGTGTGGATTGATTTCAACAACAATAAGTCATTTAACGATGCCGGCGAGCAGGTACTATCACAGGCATCTTCCAGCACGGCTCTCCAAAGTGCAAATATTACGATTCCAGCAGGAGCAGCCACCGCACAAGTCAGAATGCGCGTTGCAATCAGATATGGAGGTTATCCAACTTCGTGTCAAACATTTGCATATGGAGAAGTAGAGGATTACAGCATAAACATCAAAGCTGCCGGTAGTCTGATCGATCCAAATCAGGGCACCGCTCTTGATCTGGAGTCAATTCAGATCACACCAAATCCATTTGACCAAAATTTACAGGTTTCGTTTTTTTCCACAAGTGAGCAACGCGTTCAGTTGAACATTCTGGATCAACTTGGCAGAGTAGTAAATAAGGAGCAATTAAATGCAACGGAAGGGATCAACATTTTTCATTTGAATACAGCTTCGCTGAATCCGGCAAGTTATTACATCAGGCTGGTTGCTGCCGGCAATCAACATACAAGAAAACTGATAAAGTTGGAATAA
- a CDS encoding MaoC family dehydratase, with protein sequence MLKTGDQFKHRFSYTQEDVNLYAKISGDTNPLHTDPEAGRNSMFGRNIIHGFLGASVFTKIFGALWMADGHVYLKQSMQWLKPMFVDTEYEAVITVKEINTEKHRVLYDCAVFDVQSGDQTIAGEALLMNRKQYVSE encoded by the coding sequence ATGCTAAAAACAGGAGATCAGTTCAAACACAGATTCAGTTACACACAGGAAGACGTCAATTTATATGCCAAAATTTCTGGCGACACCAATCCGCTTCACACCGATCCGGAAGCTGGAAGAAACAGCATGTTCGGGAGGAATATCATCCACGGATTTCTGGGTGCATCCGTTTTCACTAAAATTTTCGGGGCGCTTTGGATGGCCGACGGACATGTTTATCTGAAACAAAGCATGCAGTGGTTGAAGCCCATGTTTGTCGATACAGAATACGAAGCAGTCATCACGGTCAAAGAAATCAATACAGAGAAACATCGCGTTTTATACGATTGCGCGGTATTCGATGTTCAGTCAGGGGATCAGACCATTGCAGGAGAGGCCTTGCTCATGAACAGGAAGCAATACGTGAGTGAGTAG
- the phaC gene encoding class III poly(R)-hydroxyalkanoic acid synthase subunit PhaC has protein sequence MLNTGSIFNELVQINDKLQKGYKTLREIEEVDVAVTPKELVWECDKVKLFHYIRETPPKCDIPVLVSFAIMNRHDVLDLQPDRSLMKKLLDEGLDIYIMDWGYPTRADRYITMEDYILGYMNDAIDFIRERHNLDKIHKMGICQGGLFSMIYASIHPEKLQTLTTYVAPYDFTDAHCNMLYNWAKHLDVDTMVDTVGVVSADMLNNAFSMLKPSLDVSKYFGVMDMMEDKDKLMNFLRMERWKNDCPDLSGEMYRKYIKDLFRDNKLIQGTFELDGKRINLKNMNVPFLNVYATEDNIIPNKSTIAIMDHIGSKDKQLYAFPGGHIGVFVGAKSQKELAPAVAKWVMARS, from the coding sequence ATGCTGAATACAGGATCCATTTTTAACGAACTCGTCCAAATTAACGATAAACTTCAAAAAGGCTATAAAACCCTCAGGGAAATCGAAGAAGTGGATGTAGCCGTTACTCCCAAGGAGTTGGTTTGGGAATGCGATAAGGTTAAACTCTTCCACTACATTCGCGAAACGCCTCCTAAATGCGACATTCCTGTGTTGGTCTCCTTTGCCATTATGAACAGGCACGATGTGCTTGATTTGCAACCGGACCGTAGCCTCATGAAAAAATTGCTGGACGAAGGCCTGGATATTTATATTATGGACTGGGGTTATCCCACCCGTGCCGACCGATACATCACCATGGAAGATTACATCCTGGGTTATATGAATGATGCAATTGATTTTATCCGCGAAAGGCATAATCTAGATAAAATTCATAAAATGGGCATTTGCCAGGGTGGTTTGTTCAGTATGATCTATGCATCCATTCATCCCGAAAAATTGCAAACGCTTACTACATACGTTGCACCATACGACTTTACGGACGCCCACTGCAACATGCTCTACAATTGGGCAAAACATTTGGATGTTGACACCATGGTAGATACTGTTGGAGTAGTGAGTGCAGACATGCTTAATAATGCATTCAGCATGCTTAAACCCAGTCTCGATGTTTCTAAATATTTTGGGGTAATGGATATGATGGAAGACAAGGACAAGCTCATGAATTTTCTCCGCATGGAGCGTTGGAAAAATGACTGCCCGGACCTTTCAGGAGAAATGTACAGAAAATACATCAAAGACCTGTTTCGCGATAATAAACTGATCCAGGGTACATTCGAGCTCGATGGGAAGAGGATTAACCTCAAAAATATGAATGTGCCATTTTTAAATGTCTACGCCACAGAAGATAACATCATCCCAAATAAATCCACCATCGCCATTATGGACCATATAGGCAGCAAGGACAAACAGCTTTATGCGTTTCCGGGTGGTCACATAGGGGTCTTTGTGGGCGCAAAATCTCAAAAAGAACTGGCTCCAGCGGTTGCCAAATGGGTCATGGCCCGTTCCTGA
- a CDS encoding MBL fold metallo-hydrolase, with the protein MTAIQIKAFCFNPFYENTYVVYNDAGQCWIVDPGCSNAEEEKELADYLERNHLKPERLLLTHGHIDHILGCAFLFRSFQLIPEIHPADLDIYNSGQYVAGMYGVPFKAGPTPGAWLEEDQILKLGDSEWRCIFCPGHSPGSICFYNREDKILIGGDVLFEGSIGRTDLPGGNHEALIRNIRNKIFSLDKDVIVYSGHGGTTTIGQEILTNPFF; encoded by the coding sequence ATGACAGCTATTCAAATCAAGGCATTCTGTTTCAATCCTTTTTATGAAAATACTTATGTAGTATACAACGATGCGGGCCAATGCTGGATTGTTGATCCGGGTTGTTCTAATGCAGAGGAAGAAAAGGAGCTTGCTGATTATTTAGAACGCAATCATTTAAAGCCGGAAAGATTGCTACTTACTCACGGCCATATTGATCATATTTTAGGTTGTGCGTTTCTTTTTCGTTCTTTTCAGTTAATACCTGAAATCCATCCTGCCGATCTGGATATTTATAATTCTGGCCAATACGTGGCTGGCATGTATGGTGTTCCTTTTAAAGCAGGTCCAACTCCGGGAGCCTGGTTGGAAGAAGATCAGATTTTAAAATTAGGTGATTCGGAGTGGCGCTGTATTTTCTGTCCCGGACATAGCCCCGGTAGTATATGTTTCTATAATAGGGAAGACAAAATTCTTATAGGAGGGGATGTGCTTTTTGAAGGAAGCATTGGTAGGACAGATCTGCCTGGAGGCAATCACGAGGCTTTAATCAGAAATATCCGTAATAAGATTTTTTCATTGGATAAGGATGTAATTGTCTACAGCGGACATGGGGGGACAACCACCATAGGACAAGAGATCCTGACAAACCCTTTTTTCTAA
- the prfA gene encoding peptide chain release factor 1, which translates to MLDKLQSIYERFLYIEERMSDPATVSNIEQYSKISKEYKELKQIVDLFLIFKKKLDEKSQALEMLSDPDWKEMADKEINTLSEEIVAIEEELRKKLIPKDPEDSKDVIFEIRSGTGGDEASIFAGDLYRMYTRYFDTHDMRYEALEISEGNVGGYSKIILEVSGENVYGKLKFESGAHRVQRVPKTESQGRVHTSAATVVVMPKMEMEEVSINKADLRVDTFRSSGAGGQHVNKTESGVRFTHIPTGIVAESMDSRSQHKNREIAFNRMLQKLKDAHVAQYESEQAGQRKSLVGTGDRSDKIRTYNFPQNRVTDHRINLTLYNLDSIMNGQIDEIIEALQVAENAERLKGELA; encoded by the coding sequence ATGCTGGATAAATTACAATCTATTTATGAACGGTTTCTGTACATCGAAGAACGGATGTCTGATCCGGCCACAGTTTCCAATATCGAGCAGTACAGTAAAATTTCCAAAGAGTACAAAGAACTGAAGCAAATAGTCGATCTTTTTTTAATCTTTAAAAAGAAGTTGGACGAAAAGAGCCAGGCTTTGGAAATGTTGTCAGATCCCGACTGGAAAGAAATGGCAGACAAAGAAATTAATACATTGTCAGAAGAGATCGTTGCAATTGAAGAAGAGCTCAGAAAAAAACTGATCCCCAAGGATCCCGAAGACAGCAAAGACGTGATCTTCGAAATTCGCAGCGGAACTGGTGGTGACGAGGCCAGCATTTTTGCCGGAGATCTTTACAGAATGTATACGCGTTATTTTGATACGCATGATATGCGGTATGAAGCATTGGAGATCAGCGAAGGGAATGTCGGAGGTTACAGCAAGATCATTTTGGAAGTGAGTGGTGAAAATGTTTATGGCAAATTAAAGTTTGAGTCCGGCGCACACCGGGTGCAGCGCGTACCCAAAACAGAATCTCAGGGCCGGGTTCATACTTCAGCGGCGACCGTCGTCGTCATGCCGAAAATGGAAATGGAGGAAGTCAGCATCAACAAAGCGGACCTCCGGGTTGATACTTTCAGATCGAGTGGAGCGGGTGGCCAGCATGTTAATAAAACAGAGTCTGGTGTAAGATTTACACACATTCCAACGGGTATCGTAGCAGAAAGTATGGACAGCAGGAGCCAGCATAAAAACCGCGAAATTGCGTTCAACAGAATGCTCCAAAAATTGAAAGATGCGCATGTGGCCCAATACGAGTCGGAACAGGCCGGGCAAAGAAAATCTCTGGTAGGTACAGGAGACCGGTCGGATAAGATCAGGACCTATAATTTTCCTCAGAACCGGGTTACGGATCATCGAATTAACTTAACACTATATAACCTGGACAGCATTATGAATGGACAGATCGATGAGATTATCGAGGCATTACAGGTTGCGGAAAACGCGGAACGCCTCAAGGGGGAGCTGGCCTGA
- a CDS encoding sigma-70 family RNA polymerase sigma factor: MNKIQSPEQERFEKEFLPHLEALHTFAFHLSFNEEDAADLVQETFLKAFRFIDKFEEGTNAKAWLFKILKNAYINQYRKESRQPSFVDYEEVNVYQEEEEGLGSSYYDLREDIFDQMMGDEVSGALNALPEEFRTVIWLCDIEDFSYEEIAKIIEVPIGTVRSRLFRARNMLKEKLKKYAESMGYKDLRGQKHQKPSVNE, from the coding sequence TTGAACAAAATACAAAGTCCGGAACAAGAAAGATTTGAAAAGGAGTTCCTCCCGCATCTGGAGGCCCTGCATACATTTGCATTTCACCTCAGTTTCAACGAAGAAGATGCAGCAGATCTTGTACAAGAGACCTTTCTGAAGGCATTCAGGTTTATAGACAAATTTGAAGAAGGAACTAATGCCAAAGCCTGGTTGTTTAAAATCTTGAAGAATGCTTATATTAATCAATATCGGAAGGAGTCGAGGCAACCTTCGTTTGTTGATTATGAAGAAGTCAATGTTTATCAGGAGGAAGAAGAGGGTCTGGGGAGTAGCTATTATGACCTGAGGGAAGACATATTCGATCAAATGATGGGCGATGAGGTTTCAGGGGCCTTAAATGCGTTGCCGGAAGAATTCAGGACGGTCATTTGGTTGTGTGATATTGAAGACTTCAGTTATGAGGAAATTGCCAAGATTATAGAAGTACCCATAGGAACCGTTCGTTCCCGATTATTTAGAGCGAGAAACATGCTGAAGGAAAAGTTGAAGAAATACGCGGAGTCGATGGGTTATAAGGATCTTAGAGGCCAAAAACACCAGAAACCTTCGGTCAACGAATAA
- a CDS encoding thioredoxin family protein — protein MPVLLVFFLLINMIQPACQPVELGKVNWLRSLDAAREKSKSDNKPIFILFQEVPGCHTCRNYGSEILSHPLLVEAIETYFVPLCIYNNKGGEDAKALKLFNEPAWNNPVVRITDSNLKELVMRLSGNYSMFMITNQIVSAMIKIGERPPEYLLLLEEQAKAEYTGIQSLYAQMYCFWSGEKQYSRLPGIVSTRAGFMSGHEVVEIQYNPKNLSANEIVRFGKMNQVADKIYSNDKLSITEKITIESVSDFKVDRENKYYLYNSNYKYIPMLPLQALRVNNLLSEKQPVDHLLSPRQLERLHEQIGLPEKKRKNMISEDMIKSWYR, from the coding sequence ATGCCCGTACTCCTTGTCTTTTTCTTGCTCATAAACATGATTCAACCCGCTTGCCAGCCGGTAGAATTGGGTAAAGTAAACTGGTTGAGGTCCTTGGATGCTGCCCGGGAAAAATCAAAATCGGATAACAAGCCTATATTTATATTGTTCCAGGAAGTCCCGGGATGCCATACTTGTAGAAACTATGGTTCTGAGATCTTAAGTCATCCGCTATTGGTGGAAGCCATCGAAACGTATTTTGTTCCTTTATGTATTTATAATAATAAAGGCGGCGAAGATGCTAAAGCTCTTAAACTGTTTAACGAACCCGCATGGAACAATCCAGTCGTCAGAATTACGGATAGTAATCTCAAGGAACTTGTTATGCGTTTGAGTGGAAATTATTCGATGTTCATGATTACCAATCAGATAGTTTCAGCGATGATAAAAATTGGCGAACGTCCACCCGAATATCTATTGTTACTCGAAGAACAGGCAAAAGCTGAATACACGGGTATCCAAAGCCTTTATGCTCAAATGTATTGCTTCTGGTCCGGGGAAAAACAATATTCCCGTCTTCCCGGCATCGTTTCAACGCGCGCCGGTTTTATGAGTGGTCATGAAGTTGTAGAAATTCAATACAATCCTAAAAACCTGTCAGCCAACGAGATTGTCCGTTTTGGAAAGATGAATCAAGTCGCCGACAAAATATATTCCAACGATAAGCTCAGTATTACAGAAAAAATTACGATCGAATCTGTGAGCGATTTCAAGGTCGATCGCGAAAACAAATATTATCTGTACAATTCCAATTACAAATACATTCCCATGTTGCCATTACAGGCTTTGCGCGTCAATAATTTGCTTTCGGAGAAACAACCAGTAGACCACTTGCTCTCTCCGCGACAACTCGAGCGTTTACATGAACAGATCGGGCTCCCTGAAAAAAAGCGGAAAAACATGATTTCTGAAGATATGATCAAATCCTGGTATCGCTGA
- the mtaB gene encoding tRNA (N(6)-L-threonylcarbamoyladenosine(37)-C(2))-methylthiotransferase MtaB, with product MSTPRTVAFHTLGCKLNYSESSSIAKQFQLAGYEEVAFEQPSDLYIINTCSVTDQADKKCRKAVRAAVASNPHAQVVVIGCYAQLKPEEISQIQGVSLVLGAAEKFNILQHLPDEDLHQMKPAVYSGSVQDVKSFVPSFSTEGRTRSFLKVQDGCDYKCSFCTIPLARGASRSPSIQQVLQTAELLVQEGIKEIVLTGVNIGDFGKHPGATENTTTKENFLELISKLDQIPGEFRYRISSIEPNLCTEEIINFIGNSEKFMPHFHMPLQSGDDEILAKMQRRYKRRLYQERVNYIKKIMPHAGIGVDVITGFPGETDFHFNNTFEFLEGLDVSYLHVFTYSERLNTPAAKEPNQISGTIRKKRSDVLRKLSDDKKNKFNLKNIGTVQQVLIESINQEGLFEAYTPNYIRVAISPPHVYPNTFKNVKLESPGPDHLVLASLLPTKENTQFFDEHVTAAKVY from the coding sequence ATGTCAACTCCCCGCACAGTAGCATTTCACACCCTGGGTTGTAAACTTAATTACTCCGAGAGTTCTTCTATTGCCAAACAATTTCAACTGGCGGGTTACGAGGAAGTAGCTTTCGAACAACCCAGCGATCTTTACATCATAAACACCTGTTCTGTAACCGATCAGGCAGACAAAAAATGCAGAAAAGCTGTACGTGCTGCCGTTGCTTCGAATCCACATGCCCAGGTTGTTGTGATTGGATGTTACGCACAACTCAAACCCGAAGAGATCTCACAAATCCAGGGAGTAAGCCTGGTACTGGGCGCGGCAGAAAAGTTTAACATTTTACAACATCTTCCAGATGAAGACCTGCACCAAATGAAACCTGCGGTGTATTCCGGATCTGTCCAGGACGTGAAATCCTTTGTCCCTTCCTTTTCAACCGAAGGACGCACTCGTAGCTTTTTAAAAGTACAGGACGGTTGCGACTATAAATGTAGTTTTTGTACCATTCCACTTGCACGAGGCGCTTCCCGAAGCCCATCCATACAACAGGTCCTCCAAACCGCTGAATTGCTCGTTCAGGAAGGAATAAAAGAGATCGTACTAACGGGTGTTAACATTGGAGATTTTGGTAAACACCCGGGAGCTACAGAAAACACAACTACAAAAGAAAATTTCCTTGAACTGATTTCAAAGCTCGATCAGATCCCAGGTGAATTTCGCTACCGGATTTCCTCCATTGAACCAAACCTTTGCACTGAAGAAATAATAAATTTTATAGGTAATTCCGAAAAATTTATGCCTCATTTTCACATGCCTTTGCAATCGGGAGATGATGAAATTCTGGCCAAAATGCAACGCAGATATAAAAGAAGACTGTATCAGGAGCGGGTAAACTATATTAAAAAAATCATGCCTCATGCCGGAATCGGAGTAGATGTGATTACCGGTTTTCCGGGCGAGACCGATTTTCATTTCAATAATACGTTTGAGTTCTTAGAGGGTTTAGATGTCAGTTATCTTCATGTATTTACGTATTCCGAACGATTAAATACGCCCGCAGCAAAAGAACCCAATCAGATTTCCGGAACGATCCGGAAAAAAAGAAGCGATGTGCTCCGCAAACTTTCAGACGACAAGAAAAATAAATTCAATTTAAAAAACATCGGAACGGTTCAGCAGGTTCTTATTGAATCCATAAATCAGGAAGGATTATTCGAAGCGTATACGCCAAATTATATACGCGTTGCGATCTCACCGCCGCACGTCTATCCCAATACTTTTAAAAATGTAAAATTAGAATCTCCAGGACCAGATCATCTGGTTCTTGCCAGCCTATTGCCAACAAAAGAGAACACACAATTCTTTGACGAACATGTAACCGCAGCTAAAGTGTATTAA
- a CDS encoding outer membrane beta-barrel protein — protein sequence MNAFLKLLFFLVFWFSGQPVSAQLQIHVATGISLMYTSNPVTNTNDGFISGIHAAVNGRFFKQRSFVQTGVILNVLNQTSLNRLSVFTEEPKIYLLKIPLLGGYQLIKSDDFVLRAMGGGVLGLTAKIEKNNLDLNSESIKDAQFGVKVGGGVDLGYLSVDVFFEKGLSAFYTAKDYTADFITISVGVSF from the coding sequence ATGAATGCTTTCTTAAAGCTGTTATTTTTCCTTGTTTTCTGGTTTTCTGGTCAACCGGTCAGTGCACAGTTACAAATTCATGTTGCCACAGGAATTTCTTTGATGTATACTTCCAATCCGGTGACGAATACCAACGATGGATTCATCAGTGGAATCCATGCCGCAGTAAATGGGCGATTTTTTAAACAAAGAAGTTTTGTTCAAACAGGGGTCATTCTGAATGTACTCAACCAAACATCGCTAAACAGATTATCCGTTTTTACAGAGGAACCAAAAATTTACCTTTTGAAAATTCCTTTATTAGGAGGTTATCAACTGATCAAGTCAGATGACTTTGTACTCAGAGCCATGGGAGGTGGGGTGCTTGGGCTAACTGCCAAAATTGAAAAGAACAATCTGGATCTGAATAGCGAAAGTATTAAGGATGCTCAATTTGGTGTTAAAGTTGGCGGAGGAGTTGATTTGGGATACCTTTCAGTCGATGTATTTTTTGAAAAAGGCTTGTCGGCATTTTATACGGCAAAGGATTATACGGCTGATTTTATTACCATCAGCGTTGGTGTTTCTTTTTAA